From a region of the Zingiber officinale cultivar Zhangliang chromosome 4B, Zo_v1.1, whole genome shotgun sequence genome:
- the LOC121974865 gene encoding vacuolar protein sorting-associated protein 25-like: MQKLGDFKLPQFFNYPPFFTLQPVKETRDNQVKLWKELILGYCRSQRTFVIGLEEDFPLFSNPVIERSLSHEAREVFLSALVNEGRAEWMDKGHKKCLLLWLRIQEWADYILNFVKENGFEDSVMTIEEIRSGIETRGTELAGIDRGLLVRALKLLEQKGKVAIFKGTSTDDDGVKFSA, translated from the exons ATGCAGAAATTAGGAGACTTTAAGCTTCCTCAGTTCTTTAACTATCCGCCCTTTTTCAC TTTGCAGCCTGTGAAGGAAACACGTGATAATCAAGTGAAGCTATGGAAAGAGCTCATACTTGGCTACTGCAGAAGTCAACGGACATTTGTGATAGGATTAGAAGAAGATTTCCCCCTTTTTTCTAATCCAGTAATTGAAA GATCTTTAAGCCATGAGGCAAGGGAGGTATTTCTTTCTGCTCTGGTAAATGAAG GTCGTGCAGAATGGATGGACAAAGGTCATAAGAAATGTCTCCTACTTTGGTTAAGAATCCaagagtgggctgattatattttGAACTTT GTTAAAGAAAATGGGTTTGAGGACAGTGTCATGACTATCGAAGAAATACGGTCGGGGATTGAAACTCGTGGAACTG AGCTTGCGGGGATTGATCGTGGTTTGCTCGTGCGGGCTCTGAAACTACTCGAGCAGAAAGGTAAAGTTGCAATCTTCAAGGGGACGTCAACAGATGACGATGGGGTAAAGTTCTCGGCTTAA